The nucleotide window ACCCTCTTTGCCGTCCTGGTGTCAGGGCTTCAAAAGCAGTTTTTAAGGCGGCCATTTCATCTAGTTTATGCTGAAATTCCTCCGGCATATTGAACTCAGGCGTTTTTTTGTACTTCACTGCCAAACCAGCCTTTTCCACTTCAATAGCTTCATAAATATAAGCTTTCACAATGGGCGCCATTTTCACTAATTCCTTGAGACTGGTGAACCGGAGCTGACGCGCTGCCTGCACATTTTCCGTCTGCTGCACCAACAGATTATTTACATCTCCCAGTAAGGCTCCTTTAAAAAACAGTACCGCACAGTAATCCTTAAAGCCATGTATTAAGACGATGTTATTGTTCTGATAGGTGTAACAAGGAACACCCCATTTTAATTCTTCCGTCAGCCCGCAGTCAAGAATGATGGTTC belongs to Chitinophaga sp. HK235 and includes:
- a CDS encoding YdeI family protein — its product is MNPKVDWFFDKAENWEKEFEQLRTIILDCGLTEELKWGVPCYTYQNNNIVLIHGFKDYCAVLFFKGALLGDVNNLLVQQTENVQAARQLRFTSLKELVKMAPIVKAYIYEAIEVEKAGLAVKYKKTPEFNMPEEFQHKLDEMAALKTAFEALTPGRQRGYLLYFSAPKQSKTRESRIEKCIEQILEGKGLND